From Verrucomicrobiia bacterium, one genomic window encodes:
- a CDS encoding glutathione peroxidase, translating into MSLDLKGLWMGAIFFMGVMNAGAAPQNVHDFKAKTIDGKEVDLAQYDGKALLIVNTASQCGYTPQYASLEALYEKYKDAGLKVLAFPSNDFGGQEPGTDAEIKKFCDLRFKVTFDLFSKIPVKGDAMHPLYRYLTTATDFKGPITWNFNKFLVDPKGNVVARFDSKVDPLSPEFLQSVEKILPKA; encoded by the coding sequence ATGAGCTTGGATCTCAAAGGACTTTGGATGGGGGCGATTTTCTTCATGGGCGTCATGAACGCGGGGGCCGCGCCGCAGAACGTGCACGACTTTAAAGCGAAAACGATTGACGGCAAGGAGGTCGACCTCGCCCAGTATGATGGAAAGGCGCTCCTCATCGTCAATACCGCTTCCCAGTGCGGGTACACGCCGCAATACGCTTCGCTGGAAGCCTTGTATGAGAAATATAAGGACGCGGGGCTGAAGGTGCTCGCGTTTCCTTCGAACGATTTCGGGGGACAGGAGCCGGGCACGGACGCGGAAATCAAGAAGTTCTGTGACTTGCGTTTCAAAGTCACGTTCGATCTTTTTTCCAAGATTCCCGTGAAAGGCGACGCCATGCACCCGCTTTACCGCTATCTCACGACGGCCACGGATTTCAAGGGTCCCATCACGTGGAACTTCAACAAATTCCTCGTGGATCCCAAGGGAAACGTGGTGGCGCGGTTCGACTCGAAAGTAGACCCGCTGTCGCCGGAGTTCCTGCAAAGCGTGGAAAAGATTTTGCCGAAGGCGTGA
- a CDS encoding Hsp20/alpha crystallin family protein has product MNRLFTNLLSNFAAPLSSMMASPAAADFDFMPTADMEEKDNLYIVKVDLPGLDKDQINITVRDGLLTIEGVRKSESESKDDKTGFYSQERSYGSFSRSLPLPGPVDDAGIKADYANGVLTIQLPKKPGTEKNATKVSVQ; this is encoded by the coding sequence ATGAATCGGCTTTTCACAAATCTTCTGTCCAATTTTGCAGCGCCCTTATCGAGCATGATGGCAAGCCCGGCCGCGGCAGACTTTGATTTCATGCCTACCGCAGACATGGAAGAAAAAGACAATCTTTATATTGTGAAAGTGGACCTGCCCGGCTTGGACAAGGACCAGATCAACATCACGGTGAGAGACGGCTTGCTCACCATCGAAGGCGTTAGGAAATCTGAGTCCGAATCCAAAGACGACAAGACCGGATTTTATTCCCAGGAGCGCAGCTATGGATCGTTTTCCAGATCACTTCCGCTTCCCGGCCCTGTGGATGATGCCGGAATCAAGGCGGATTATGCCAATGGAGTTCTGACGATCCAGCTCCCCAAGAAGCCGGGAACCGAAAAAAATGCGACGAAGGTAAGCGTGCAGTGA
- a CDS encoding Hsp20/alpha crystallin family protein has product MELVRKINGWDPFDILEDLQTDMNRVFNRSLQKREGLENAFQPHLEVREDAEAYILSADLPGLKKEDFSITVQGNRLVLKGERKQEKELTEKGMHYSERSYGSFMRSMEFPVEVAADKVKASYKDGVLEINLPKAENAKPKQVSVEVK; this is encoded by the coding sequence ATGGAACTCGTCAGAAAAATAAATGGCTGGGATCCGTTCGACATCCTCGAAGATCTTCAAACGGACATGAACCGTGTTTTCAACCGGTCTCTCCAGAAGAGAGAGGGTTTGGAGAATGCCTTTCAGCCCCATCTCGAAGTGCGGGAAGATGCGGAAGCCTACATTTTAAGCGCGGATCTGCCCGGCTTGAAGAAAGAAGACTTTTCCATCACGGTGCAAGGAAACCGTCTGGTCTTGAAAGGAGAAAGGAAACAGGAAAAAGAATTGACGGAAAAAGGAATGCATTACTCCGAGAGATCCTACGGCTCCTTCATGCGGAGCATGGAGTTTCCGGTCGAAGTGGCCGCCGACAAAGTCAAGGCGAGTTATAAAGACGGCGTCCTCGAGATCAACTTGCCCAAGGCTGAGAATGCCAAGCCCAAGCAAGTGTCGGTTGAAGTGAAATAA
- a CDS encoding response regulator, translating to MEKKKILMVDDEPMFCKMVKKNLESMGNYQVETVTEAAKAHAAAKSFRPDLILMDVIMPDMRGSSVALQIKADDELKHVPIVFMTALAVKGTEELFLGMVDGRPFYAKPVLPKPVNPEELDKQIRASLDK from the coding sequence ATGGAAAAGAAAAAAATCCTGATGGTCGACGATGAGCCCATGTTTTGCAAGATGGTCAAAAAAAATCTGGAGAGCATGGGGAATTACCAGGTGGAGACCGTCACGGAAGCGGCGAAGGCCCACGCGGCCGCGAAGTCTTTCCGGCCCGACCTGATCCTGATGGACGTGATCATGCCGGACATGCGGGGCAGCAGCGTGGCGCTGCAGATCAAGGCGGACGACGAGCTGAAGCACGTCCCGATCGTCTTTATGACCGCGCTTGCGGTCAAGGGAACGGAAGAACTTTTTCTCGGCATGGTGGACGGGCGGCCCTTTTACGCCAAGCCCGTGCTTCCCAAGCCCGTGAATCCCGAAGAGCTGGACAAACAAATACGCGCATCGCTGGACAAATAA
- a CDS encoding CAAX prenyl protease-related protein, whose protein sequence is MNLLPKNSARYVLPFLVFLLLTELQRFGTPQSIFWIYGFKIAVTTAVLLFLFRGRGAEISGRFDPAAAGLGLIVLAIWIVLGNSIPAERGVSFDPGVFANVPVKAFAVGLRILGAAVLVPVIEELFWRSFLMRAFVNQEDFLSVPLGAYTRLSFWGTVAAFMLVHRSWEWPATFLTGALYGGYLLKTKNLKGCILAHAVTNFGLAVYVLLTHRWYFW, encoded by the coding sequence ATGAACCTTTTACCTAAAAATTCGGCCCGCTACGTCCTTCCTTTTCTCGTCTTTCTCCTTCTGACGGAACTCCAGCGTTTTGGGACGCCCCAATCCATTTTCTGGATTTACGGCTTTAAAATCGCGGTGACCACGGCCGTTCTCCTGTTCTTGTTTCGCGGCCGCGGGGCGGAAATATCAGGACGATTCGATCCTGCAGCCGCCGGGCTCGGGCTGATTGTCCTCGCAATCTGGATTGTGCTGGGCAACAGCATACCCGCGGAGCGCGGGGTTTCTTTTGATCCAGGGGTTTTCGCGAACGTGCCGGTCAAAGCCTTTGCCGTCGGCCTGCGAATCCTGGGAGCTGCTGTCCTCGTGCCCGTGATCGAGGAACTCTTCTGGCGATCCTTTCTGATGCGCGCGTTCGTCAACCAGGAGGACTTTCTGTCTGTGCCGCTAGGCGCTTATACGCGCCTTTCCTTCTGGGGAACCGTGGCCGCTTTCATGCTGGTCCACCGCTCCTGGGAATGGCCGGCCACGTTTCTAACCGGGGCTCTTTACGGCGGTTATCTCCTCAAGACCAAGAACCTCAAGGGCTGCATCCTGGCCCATGCCGTGACCAATTTCGGCCTTGCCGTCTATGTGCTCCTCACCCACCGGTGGTACTTCTGGTAG
- a CDS encoding tetratricopeptide repeat protein yields MDPQKSAYIRENFRKKTVRELSRDLNLSRKKIEEEIGRLSGKVKTGETAAPAPAAPAEPVSRKQHLIAAGVLLLFTLCLYARTISYPFSNWDDQEYVVDNPDIRSMSSENVHRFFTKSYVGIYAPLTMLSLAGDYQLYHFNAIGYHATNLALHAANAVLLYLILLALTGQWNLALGIALLFAVHPVQPESVVWISQRKNVLSFFLFLSAFLAYIRHYESPKRSLLWYAASFALFVLSCMAKPLSVTLTGILFAYDYCYKRLNAKAFLRYLPFVAISVVFGLISIHIAQSATKGDYIGNSRWVTFLTVMVAMMKYVQLIFVPVNQSILYPFPLYRTIFHPHILLSMAGLAALGFGFFQLWKRDRKLFFWGAWYLVLLAPVLNIIPLLDYMQDRWLYLPVAGIFMIVFTLLQRKTGKGLVNTLMAILVFVYALLNLNRQQVWANPQNLWLETRRVTENVWSSPYYNLGYYYVKQGRLDDAVAEFQKTINRFNLPGAWGGIGTVLSKQGKLDEAIPYFQKALELAPEEPVFYNELGLIYKEKQQYDLALDQYEKSLQRDSANPDTYNNKAVVLALMSRNDEADRVFQQSLGKDPDFAETLINYASFLYKTSRFDESEKYARKFLSLYPNSEYRPLALRLMQNINAAKKTTASLQKSEWKTAQ; encoded by the coding sequence ATGGACCCTCAAAAAAGTGCTTACATCCGGGAAAATTTCCGCAAGAAAACCGTCCGCGAGCTTTCGCGCGACCTGAATCTCAGCCGCAAAAAAATCGAAGAAGAAATCGGGCGGCTTTCGGGGAAAGTGAAAACCGGGGAGACCGCGGCGCCGGCGCCGGCCGCGCCCGCCGAACCCGTTTCCCGCAAGCAGCACCTGATCGCGGCGGGCGTCCTCCTGCTTTTTACCCTTTGCCTGTACGCCCGGACGATTTCCTACCCGTTCAGCAACTGGGACGACCAGGAATACGTGGTCGACAACCCGGATATCCGCAGCATGTCGTCGGAGAACGTCCACCGCTTTTTTACCAAGTCTTACGTCGGCATCTACGCGCCGCTGACCATGCTGAGCCTCGCGGGCGATTACCAGCTTTATCATTTCAATGCCATCGGTTATCACGCGACCAACCTCGCGCTCCATGCGGCCAATGCCGTACTGCTTTATCTCATCCTGCTCGCCTTGACCGGACAATGGAACCTGGCTCTCGGCATCGCGCTGCTGTTCGCGGTCCATCCGGTCCAGCCGGAATCGGTGGTCTGGATTTCCCAACGAAAAAACGTCCTGTCCTTTTTCCTTTTTCTGAGCGCCTTCCTGGCCTACATCCGGCATTATGAATCGCCGAAGCGGTCTTTGCTTTGGTACGCCGCCTCGTTCGCGCTCTTTGTGCTGTCGTGCATGGCCAAGCCGCTCTCGGTCACGTTGACGGGCATTTTGTTCGCCTATGACTACTGTTACAAGCGTCTCAATGCCAAGGCCTTCCTGCGCTACCTTCCTTTTGTCGCGATCTCTGTCGTCTTCGGCCTCATCTCGATCCACATCGCCCAGAGCGCCACAAAGGGCGATTACATCGGAAACAGCCGCTGGGTGACGTTTCTCACGGTCATGGTGGCCATGATGAAGTACGTACAGCTCATTTTCGTCCCGGTCAACCAAAGCATTTTGTATCCGTTTCCGCTCTACAGGACGATTTTCCATCCGCACATCCTGCTTTCCATGGCCGGGCTCGCGGCGCTCGGCTTTGGATTTTTCCAGCTGTGGAAAAGAGACCGGAAACTTTTTTTCTGGGGCGCATGGTACCTCGTTCTCCTGGCGCCGGTCTTGAACATCATCCCCCTTCTCGACTACATGCAGGACCGCTGGCTTTATCTGCCCGTCGCCGGGATCTTCATGATCGTTTTCACGCTGCTGCAAAGAAAGACGGGCAAAGGCCTGGTGAACACGCTCATGGCGATCCTGGTCTTCGTGTATGCCCTTTTAAATCTGAACCGCCAGCAGGTCTGGGCCAATCCCCAGAACCTGTGGCTGGAGACGCGGCGCGTGACGGAGAACGTGTGGAGTTCGCCCTATTACAACCTGGGCTATTATTATGTGAAACAGGGAAGGCTGGACGACGCCGTGGCGGAGTTTCAAAAAACCATCAACCGTTTCAATCTTCCCGGCGCCTGGGGCGGCATCGGCACGGTATTGAGCAAGCAAGGCAAGCTGGACGAAGCCATTCCTTATTTTCAGAAAGCCCTGGAGCTGGCGCCCGAGGAACCGGTTTTCTACAATGAATTGGGGCTCATTTATAAGGAAAAGCAGCAATACGACCTGGCGCTGGATCAATACGAAAAATCCCTTCAAAGGGACTCGGCGAATCCGGACACTTACAATAATAAGGCCGTAGTCCTGGCTCTGATGAGCCGCAATGACGAGGCGGACCGGGTTTTCCAGCAGAGCCTGGGAAAAGATCCGGATTTCGCGGAAACGCTGATCAATTATGCCAGCTTCCTTTATAAGACCAGCCGCTTCGATGAATCGGAAAAGTACGCCCGTAAATTCCTTTCGCTCTATCCCAATTCCGAATACCGCCCCCTGGCCCTGCGGCTCATGCAGAACATCAATGCGGCAAAAAAAACAACGGCTTCGCTCCAAAAGTCCGAATGGAAAACGGCCCAATAA
- a CDS encoding HAMP domain-containing sensor histidine kinase, with the protein METPAPINLLWIAPEKGPAGLFMKSLRELPGAPAMTTAASLKDALKLIPQETFHAALLSLDLPGISAAEAAAKLAVAAPSLPLFILAEPSREEEAVAALEKGARHYFVPRDGNAGIFLRLLRHVVSANAAGEDISLTIKKLAGVNQELYKFAQELGNAHEKLRKDEIVKTERLSTASHQMRTPLTSIHGYISMLLEGHIGTLNEKQTTFLSRVRMGAERLHRLLNDLLDLAKIESESLKMAKQWTDPAEWLEQEVIFFKPQAEARKIDLSLQIKGPLEKVYCDPDWIKEAVSNLISNAIKYNRENGRIVVGAERAGDFLLIRVEDTGIGIDTADLGGIFEPFYNVRKSRQQKQDSTGLGLSLVKKITESHGGSVGVQSEPGKGSCFSMRIPAGEKGAETA; encoded by the coding sequence ATGGAAACACCTGCACCGATAAACCTGCTTTGGATCGCCCCCGAAAAGGGGCCGGCCGGCCTTTTCATGAAATCCCTCCGGGAACTTCCCGGCGCGCCTGCGATGACCACCGCGGCTTCGCTCAAAGACGCCTTGAAACTTATCCCGCAGGAAACGTTTCATGCCGCGCTCCTCTCGCTCGACCTTCCGGGAATTTCCGCGGCGGAAGCTGCGGCCAAATTGGCCGTGGCCGCGCCGTCGCTGCCGCTATTCATCCTTGCGGAACCTTCGCGGGAGGAAGAGGCGGTCGCCGCCCTGGAAAAAGGCGCACGGCATTATTTTGTTCCGCGCGACGGCAATGCGGGAATTTTTTTGCGCCTGCTGCGGCACGTCGTGTCCGCGAATGCGGCCGGGGAAGACATCAGCCTCACGATTAAGAAACTCGCGGGCGTCAACCAGGAGCTTTACAAATTCGCCCAGGAATTGGGAAATGCCCACGAGAAATTGAGAAAGGACGAGATCGTCAAGACCGAGCGCCTGTCCACTGCGTCCCACCAGATGCGCACTCCGCTCACATCGATCCACGGTTACATCTCCATGCTTCTCGAAGGCCACATTGGCACGCTGAACGAGAAACAGACGACTTTTCTCAGCCGCGTGCGCATGGGTGCCGAACGGCTGCACCGGCTTCTTAACGATCTTCTCGATCTCGCGAAGATCGAATCCGAAAGCCTGAAGATGGCCAAGCAGTGGACCGATCCCGCGGAATGGCTCGAGCAGGAAGTCATTTTTTTCAAGCCGCAGGCCGAGGCAAGAAAGATCGATCTCTCACTCCAAATCAAAGGGCCCCTGGAAAAGGTTTACTGCGACCCAGACTGGATCAAGGAGGCCGTGAGCAATCTGATCAGCAATGCCATCAAGTACAACCGCGAGAACGGCAGGATTGTGGTCGGCGCGGAAAGGGCCGGAGATTTCCTGCTGATCCGCGTCGAGGACACGGGCATCGGTATCGACACCGCGGACCTGGGCGGCATTTTCGAGCCGTTCTACAACGTACGGAAATCGCGCCAGCAGAAGCAGGACAGTACCGGGCTGGGCCTCAGCCTGGTCAAAAAAATCACGGAGTCCCACGGCGGTTCCGTCGGCGTTCAAAGCGAGCCCGGCAAAGGCTCCTGCTTCAGCATGCGAATTCCCGCCGGCGAGAAAGGGGCTGAAACGGCGTGA
- a CDS encoding endonuclease/exonuclease/phosphatase family protein, whose product MKKAIPSFARVLLAFAVVFLPFTPSVLPQDSYMRFQDAPFLSFDDLRALSMDPTPKGTLKDRLEKFWKTPLISNEAYYNGARPEPKASPEMGPYLRIATWNIEKSYHIPEAIEAFTSSEKFQRQIDPLKAPEGSKKWHTVMDQQQKLMGSDIIFLQEMDIGIKRSGYIDAPRELAKALNMNYAFAAEQLEVDPVMLGLEDLYYDNKSPDKEATDYYRVDAAKEKGAFGVAVLSRYPIKKAECFQLDYQAYHWYTMEKQKAGFLEISRRFGAKTVLKNEVTREMKVGGRIYFRVDLEVPGIPGNTLTLINIHLEIKCLPKAREQQMREILSYIRDIKNPVIVAGDFNAAPTDISATSLPRVIKRTAKNPTTWFAVGVNYLTPHGLIINSTRTVSNMTKNFQDPLSKNISVVAPNPVYGLFKEIEDFRFSDGGAFDFRGDKERSVNGKHGKLSNSNQRDRKGFKTSFSVKRPIGPFGKYRLDWIFVKSVLKDPLADAGSYKLSPHFGETLEEMNTSLRQPISDHHPSIAILPLEEPKIKKS is encoded by the coding sequence ATGAAAAAAGCCATTCCGTCTTTCGCCCGCGTCCTCCTGGCCTTCGCCGTTGTTTTTTTGCCATTTACCCCGTCCGTCCTGCCGCAGGATTCCTATATGCGTTTCCAGGACGCGCCTTTCCTGAGCTTCGATGACCTGCGCGCGCTCAGCATGGATCCGACGCCGAAGGGGACGCTAAAGGACCGGCTGGAAAAATTCTGGAAGACGCCCCTCATCAGCAATGAGGCTTACTACAACGGCGCGCGGCCGGAACCCAAGGCAAGCCCCGAGATGGGCCCCTACCTGCGCATCGCCACCTGGAACATTGAAAAGTCCTATCACATTCCCGAAGCCATCGAGGCCTTTACTTCCTCAGAAAAATTTCAGAGGCAGATCGACCCGCTGAAAGCGCCGGAAGGTTCCAAGAAATGGCACACCGTGATGGATCAGCAGCAAAAGCTTATGGGCTCGGATATTATTTTTCTGCAGGAAATGGACATCGGCATCAAGCGATCCGGATACATCGACGCCCCGCGGGAGCTCGCTAAGGCACTGAACATGAATTACGCTTTTGCCGCGGAGCAGCTGGAAGTCGATCCCGTCATGCTTGGGCTCGAAGATCTGTATTACGACAACAAAAGCCCGGACAAAGAAGCCACGGATTATTACCGCGTCGATGCCGCGAAGGAAAAAGGCGCTTTCGGCGTCGCAGTTTTGTCCCGTTACCCCATCAAAAAAGCGGAATGCTTCCAGCTGGATTACCAGGCCTATCACTGGTACACCATGGAAAAGCAAAAGGCGGGCTTCCTGGAAATCAGCCGTCGTTTCGGGGCCAAGACAGTCCTCAAAAACGAAGTCACCCGCGAAATGAAAGTCGGGGGCAGGATTTATTTCCGGGTCGACCTTGAAGTGCCGGGGATTCCCGGCAATACCTTGACTCTCATCAACATCCACCTCGAAATTAAATGCCTGCCGAAGGCACGCGAGCAGCAGATGCGGGAAATCCTGAGCTACATCCGGGACATCAAAAACCCGGTGATCGTGGCCGGTGATTTCAATGCCGCGCCGACGGACATCAGCGCCACTTCCTTGCCGCGCGTGATCAAACGCACGGCCAAGAATCCCACGACCTGGTTCGCAGTCGGGGTTAATTACCTGACACCGCACGGTTTGATCATCAACAGCACGCGCACCGTGTCCAACATGACGAAAAATTTTCAAGACCCTCTTTCGAAAAACATTTCGGTCGTGGCGCCGAATCCGGTCTATGGGCTTTTCAAGGAGATCGAGGATTTCCGGTTCTCGGACGGCGGGGCGTTTGACTTCCGGGGAGACAAGGAACGTTCGGTCAATGGGAAACACGGAAAATTGTCTAATTCCAACCAGCGGGACAGGAAAGGATTCAAAACTTCTTTCAGCGTGAAGCGGCCGATCGGGCCTTTCGGCAAGTACCGCCTGGATTGGATTTTCGTGAAGTCCGTGCTGAAGGATCCGCTGGCCGACGCCGGTTCCTATAAATTATCGCCGCATTTCGGGGAGACGCTGGAAGAGATGAATACCAGCCTCCGCCAGCCCATTTCCGACCATCATCCGAGCATCGCGATTCTTCCGCTGGAAGAACCCAAGATCAAAAAGTCCTGA
- a CDS encoding PAS domain S-box protein: MTAPSKKKLNDDEAIRQLRAAEEKYRTIFENSAVAITVTDAKERIISWNKLAEKLLGMGPEDLYLRPVSSLYPEAEWKKIRSYNIRDKGMHERLETKAIKNDGEIIDIEISISVLKDPDGNITGSIGLMSDVTERRSAERERQLAEEKYRTVFDNSAVAITLTDAQERIISWNTFAENLLGMGHVDLYLRPVKTLYSEEEWKKIRSYNIRQKGMQHHLETKMIKKSGEVIDIDISISVLKDAQGNITGSIGIIRDITERKRAEEELHRINQELEQRVIRRTNELIQIEKMKSVGRLAAGAAHEVKNPLAILIQGIYYLRRLAASDSRTEDVLDVLKDMEEAALRADGVVKDLLGFSAASSLNLKSENLNTLIEKALSLTKHEFDKHQIRIKKELDPGLMEIHLDANRIVQVFINLIMNATQAVGERGTVTVRTFLHTVAAVGENTGYRSTDLFRPGEKVAVAQIDDTGPGIPEEALSKIFDPFYTTKRDTGGTGLGLAVVRTIIELHHAWIELSNLEGGGARVTLMFKTIPYTAESGNAGMLEE, encoded by the coding sequence GTGACCGCACCTTCGAAAAAGAAATTGAATGACGACGAAGCCATCCGGCAGCTCAGGGCGGCGGAGGAAAAGTACCGGACCATTTTCGAAAATTCTGCCGTGGCCATCACGGTCACCGACGCGAAGGAACGCATCATTTCCTGGAACAAGCTCGCGGAAAAACTCCTGGGCATGGGGCCGGAGGATTTGTATCTCAGGCCGGTCAGCTCGCTGTATCCGGAAGCGGAGTGGAAGAAAATCCGGTCTTACAACATCCGCGACAAGGGCATGCACGAACGCCTGGAAACCAAGGCCATCAAAAACGACGGCGAAATCATCGACATCGAAATCTCCATCAGCGTGCTGAAAGATCCCGACGGCAATATCACCGGCTCCATCGGCCTCATGAGCGACGTCACAGAGCGCCGCAGCGCCGAGCGCGAACGGCAGCTGGCTGAAGAAAAATACCGCACGGTTTTCGATAATTCGGCCGTCGCCATCACGCTGACCGACGCGCAGGAACGCATCATCTCCTGGAACACTTTCGCGGAGAATCTGCTGGGCATGGGCCACGTCGATCTCTACCTGAGGCCCGTGAAGACGCTTTATTCCGAAGAGGAATGGAAGAAGATCCGCTCCTACAACATCCGGCAGAAAGGCATGCAGCATCATCTCGAAACCAAAATGATCAAGAAAAGCGGCGAGGTGATCGACATCGACATTTCGATCAGCGTGTTGAAAGACGCGCAGGGAAACATTACGGGCTCCATCGGCATCATCCGCGACATCACCGAGCGCAAAAGGGCGGAAGAAGAACTGCACCGGATCAATCAGGAATTGGAGCAGCGAGTCATCCGCCGCACCAACGAGCTTATCCAGATCGAAAAGATGAAGTCGGTGGGCCGCCTCGCGGCCGGTGCCGCGCATGAAGTCAAGAATCCGCTCGCGATCTTGATCCAGGGAATTTATTATCTGAGGCGGCTCGCGGCCTCGGATTCCCGCACGGAAGACGTGCTGGATGTCCTCAAAGACATGGAAGAAGCGGCGCTGCGAGCGGACGGGGTCGTCAAAGACCTTTTGGGTTTTTCCGCGGCCTCCAGCCTGAATCTCAAGTCCGAGAACCTAAACACGCTTATCGAAAAGGCTCTCAGCCTGACCAAGCACGAATTCGACAAGCATCAGATCAGGATCAAGAAGGAGCTGGACCCCGGGCTCATGGAGATCCATCTTGACGCCAATCGCATCGTGCAGGTCTTCATCAACCTGATCATGAACGCCACCCAGGCCGTAGGAGAAAGGGGAACCGTGACCGTAAGAACGTTCTTGCATACGGTCGCCGCCGTGGGAGAAAATACGGGATATCGAAGCACGGACCTGTTCCGGCCCGGAGAAAAAGTGGCCGTGGCCCAGATTGACGATACGGGGCCCGGCATTCCGGAAGAGGCGCTCAGCAAAATCTTCGATCCGTTTTATACGACGAAAAGAGATACCGGAGGCACGGGGCTCGGCCTGGCGGTTGTCCGCACGATCATCGAACTGCATCACGCATGGATCGAGCTGAGCAATCTCGAGGGCGGAGGCGCCCGGGTCACGTTAATGTTCAAAACCATTCCCTACACTGCGGAAAGCGGAAACGCGGGGATGCTGGAAGAGTAG
- a CDS encoding ATP-binding cassette domain-containing protein, protein MIAANGVTLQYGKRVLFEKVGIAFTPGNCYGIIGANGSGKSTFLKILSGEIEPNAGDVSLAPNARLSTLKQDQFAYDEYDVLTTVIMGHKKLYDCIQEREKIYANFNEDQGLRAAELEDQFAEMNGWSAEADAAKLLSDLGIQESLHSMKMKQLEARQKVRVLLAQALFGDPDVLLLDEPTNQLDVETSMWLEEFLYDFKNTAIVVSHDRHFLDKVCTHICDIDFGKIQLYAGNYSFWYESSQLALRQKQEGNKKVEEKRKELQAFISRFSANASKSRQATSRKKLLEKLTLEDIRPSSRKYPYVAFKSEREAGNDLLDIEGLTKSVDGKVMFRNFVLHVNKGDKIAFIGRNDLAKTTLFQILMGETAQDGGTFKWGASTTRAYFPKENSKYFDTDLSLVDWLRQFSNEKDENFIRGFLGRMLFSGEESLKSARVLSGGEKVRCMLSKMMLTGSNVLILDEPTNHLDLESITALNTGMEQCKGTILFSSHDHQFVQTVANRIVEITPNGFIDRQQTTFDEYLMDEHIKKRREALYLQPQA, encoded by the coding sequence GTGATCGCAGCCAACGGCGTCACTCTACAATACGGCAAGCGCGTGCTTTTCGAGAAGGTCGGCATCGCCTTTACTCCGGGCAATTGCTACGGCATCATCGGCGCGAACGGCTCCGGAAAATCGACCTTCCTGAAGATCCTTTCGGGCGAAATCGAGCCCAATGCCGGCGACGTCAGCCTGGCCCCGAATGCGCGGCTTTCCACGCTGAAGCAGGATCAATTCGCCTATGACGAATACGACGTGCTCACCACCGTCATCATGGGCCATAAAAAACTCTACGACTGCATCCAGGAGCGCGAAAAGATCTACGCCAATTTCAACGAGGACCAGGGACTGCGAGCCGCGGAGCTCGAAGACCAGTTCGCGGAAATGAACGGCTGGAGCGCGGAAGCCGACGCCGCGAAGCTCCTGAGCGATCTCGGCATTCAGGAATCGCTCCACAGCATGAAGATGAAGCAGCTCGAAGCGCGGCAGAAAGTCCGTGTGCTCCTGGCCCAGGCGCTGTTCGGAGACCCGGACGTCCTTCTCCTCGACGAACCCACGAACCAGCTCGACGTGGAAACCAGCATGTGGCTGGAAGAATTCCTCTACGATTTCAAGAACACCGCCATCGTGGTTTCGCACGACCGCCATTTCCTCGACAAAGTCTGCACGCACATCTGCGACATCGACTTCGGCAAGATCCAGCTGTATGCCGGCAACTATTCTTTCTGGTACGAATCCAGCCAGCTCGCCCTGCGGCAGAAACAGGAAGGCAATAAAAAGGTCGAGGAGAAGCGCAAAGAACTGCAGGCGTTCATCTCGCGGTTCAGCGCCAATGCTTCCAAGTCCCGCCAGGCCACTTCCCGCAAAAAGTTACTGGAAAAACTGACGCTCGAAGATATCCGGCCCTCCTCCCGCAAATATCCTTATGTCGCGTTCAAATCGGAGCGCGAGGCCGGCAACGATCTTCTCGACATCGAAGGGCTGACCAAGTCCGTAGACGGCAAGGTCATGTTCCGCAATTTCGTGCTTCACGTGAATAAGGGCGACAAAATCGCATTCATCGGCCGCAACGACCTGGCCAAGACCACGCTGTTCCAAATCCTCATGGGCGAAACCGCGCAGGACGGCGGCACCTTCAAATGGGGCGCTTCCACGACGCGGGCCTACTTCCCCAAGGAAAACAGCAAGTACTTCGACACGGACCTCAGCCTTGTGGACTGGCTGCGGCAGTTCTCGAACGAGAAAGACGAAAACTTCATCCGCGGCTTCCTGGGACGCATGCTCTTTTCCGGGGAAGAATCGCTCAAAAGCGCGCGCGTGCTCTCCGGCGGCGAGAAAGTGCGCTGCATGCTGTCCAAGATGATGCTGACCGGCTCGAACGTGCTGATCCTCGACGAGCCCACGAACCATCTCGACCTGGAATCCATTACCGCGCTCAATACCGGCATGGAGCAATGCAAAGGCACGATCCTCTTTTCCTCGCATGACCATCAGTTCGTCCAGACCGTCGCCAACAGGATCGTCGAGATCACGCCGAATGGTTTCATCGACCGCCAGCAGACGACCTTCGACGAATACCTCATGGACGAGCACATCAAGAAGCGCCGCGAAGCGCTCTACTTGCAGCCCCAGGCCTAA